DNA from Algisphaera agarilytica:
GGTCGAGGGCGAGCTCGCGGTCGAGGTTGTGCGGCAGGTGGTGGGCCCGCCACACCGCACGCTCGACGTCATCCGGCGTATTCACCGGTAGGTCGCCGAAGTCGAGGCGCACGTCCGCGGTGGCGAGCGCCATCGGCGCGAGCGTTTCGCCGCGCCAGTGCTGCCACCACTGCTCGGTGATGCGGTCGTACTGCCAGCCGCCGGTGCCGTGGATGAAGAGGCCGCAGCGGTCGGGCCGACGCAGCAATGCGGTCATGAGCAGCGCACGCGGGGCAAGCGTGACATCGTCGGTGAGCGGCTCGCCGTCCTCGGTGATGAAGATCGGCGTCGAGTCGGCGATGTCCACATACACCCGCTCCCGGGGCTGCATCCAACGCAGCGCCCACACCGGCACCTCCACCCGATCCGGCTCGATCCCCATCGGCTTCATGCCCGCGCCCGGATAAGCACTCACCGCCTGGTTGTACAACGCTGCGCACCGCGGAGCATCGTGCAAAAGCTGATTCCCGATCTCGGTTTCATCCGCCAACAACGTCGAAGCGAAGACCGGCGGGCTCCCCGCGGCATACGCCGGCAGCAGGCAACGCAGGACCTGATCCATCTGCGCCGCCAGGCTCTCGGCCTGCGCCGCAGATGCGAACGCCTCGGCCAATCGATCCGCATCCAACGCGGTGTCGCGCCGCATCGCGTTCAACGTCATCGACATCGCGGCAGATTGAACCGGCGGCTGCATCCCGACCGGAACGCCCGGCAGCACCGGGGCCAACTGAAACGTCTGGGTGTAAAGCCGCTGGCCATCGACGCGCGGTACGGTGAGCTTCAACGGGTCGTAGACATCCTGATCGACGGCGACGTGTGCGAAGGGAATCCCCGTGGGCTCGGACACCGCTTGAGCGGCCAGATACTTCGCCAGGATCCCCGGGTGGAACAGGGTGAGTTGGTGCCCGGTCCAGATCGGGCGCTGGGCCGTGGGCGTGGGCCACTGATCGATCGGGGGTTCGAGGCGGGTGTGCATGGCTGGGTTTCGCCGCTTCGCTTGAATCTGCGTGATCGAAGGTTCCAACTTTAGCCGGGGGTGAATCACCCCCGGTGCCGCGGCCCCGGGGCCTGTTAGGCCCCGGCTATTTTGATCGTCGCTCCGTGTTCACGCCGTCGTGGTGACCTGCCCGTTTCGGGCCTCCAATGCCTCGGCGTGCCTATCGACCTCACGTTCAAACACCTCGCGGTAGTGGGCCAGGCGTTGCTCGGCGTCATCGAGCGGGCCGCCGAAGGAACGGTTCGGGTCGTTGTAGATCAGCTTGATGGGCAGCTCTTTCACGCGGTGCCCCGCGACGGCGTGCTGCACCCAGAACTGCAGCGGGATCGCGTAGCCGTCCACGCAGAGGTTGAGGTCCGCCAACGCCGAGACGCGGTAGGCCTTGTACCCGCAGAAGGCGTCGGTGATGTCCAGGTGCAGCTGATCGTTGACCCAGCCGGTGATGGTGCGGTTGATCTTGCGGCGTTCTTCGGGCGGCGGGTCGCCGCACTGGTCGGTGCTGACGTAGCGGCTGCCGGAGATGACGTCGGCGTCGTCGGCGAGGATGGCTTCTTCGAACGCGGGCAGGCTCTCGGGCTCGTGCTGCTCGTCGCAGTCCATCGTGATGAGCCAGTCGTAGTCGTAGGTCTGGGCCCAGCGGAACGCGTCGCGGATCGCCCGGCCGTAGCCGAGGTTGGTCTTGTGCCGGATCACGTCGACCGGCTGCATCGCCAGCAGCATCGGGGTGTAGTCCGTCGAGCCGTCGTCGATCACCAGGACATCGTCACTCGCGAATTCGGCGATCTTCGCGATGACGTTCTGGATGTACTTCTGCTCGTTGTAGACGGGCACCGCCACGAGGATGCGCGGCGAGTCGGACGGTTCGGACTGGGACATTGAGGGAGCTCCGTGGGATGCCTAAACCTTAGACTTGGGAGTGCCTCAGATCAATCCCTTCTGTGCCGAACCGACGGGCTTTGCCGCGAAAGCCCTGCCTACACTTCCGCGTTCGATGAGCCGCCCTGCCAACCCCCCAGGAACCCAAGATGAAAGCCCCACTTTTTTCTCTGCTCGCCCTGGCATTGATCTGCCTGCAACCCGCCGCCCAGGGCCAGGACGCCCTGCCGTACGGAACCCTGGTGGAGCTGGACCAAAGGCCCGGCAACCCCGCGGTCGGGCCGGACGGCACGGTGTACTTTTCGATGCACCCGATGGACGGGCCGGAGTTCAAGATCATGCGGCTGGAAGACGACGGCCAGTCGGCGCCTTACCCGAGCGCCGAATTCTCCAGGTCGCTCGGCGCGGTGATCGGCGTGTTCGTCACCCGCGACGGCGTGCTGTGGATGCTGGACATGGGCAGCCCCGAGACCAATGCGAAGCTGGTCGGCTGGTCGACCGTGACGGACACGCTGCACGCGGTGCACTACCTGCCGAACGAAGTCAGCGTGGGCAACTCGTTCCACCAGGACTTTGCGATCGACGAGGTGCGTGGCCGGGCGTTTATCGCGGACATGAGCCGGGGCGACATGGTGGGCGAAAGCCTGCCCGCGATCGTGGTGATCGATCTCAACACCGGCGAGACCCGCCGCGTGCTCCAGGGAGTGGCCGCGCTGCAACCTAAAGACGACCCGGTCGCCAACGTGGATGGCAACCCGATGACGTTTACCGGGGCCGACGGGGTCACGACGCCGCTGCGCCTCGGGCTCAACCCCATCGGCATCGATCAGGCCAATCGCTACGTCTACTTCTCCACCATCACGCCCGGCCCGATGTACCGCATCGACGCCGCCCTGCTCGGCGACTTCGACGCCAGCGACAAACAACTCGCCGCAGCGATCGAAGAAGTCGGCCCCAAGCCCACCAGCGACGGCATCGCGGTCGACGGCGACACGGTCTACATCACCAACCTCGAAGCCAACGCCATCACCGCCCTGCACGACGGCAAGCTCCACCACGTCGCTCAGCACGAAACGATGTCTTGGCCCGACGGGGTCGCGGTCGCGCCGGATGGCTCGCTGATCGTCACGATCAACCAGTTGCATAAAGTCCCGCCGTTCAATGGCGGAACCGACGGGGGCGAGCCGCCGTTCATGGTGGTGCGGATCGCGGCGCCGGAGTAAGGTCGAGGCGTAATTCGGTTACTTAATGTCTGACCCCAACATCTCGGCCAAGGCGATGAGCTGCTCAACGGTGAGCGCATCCGGCCGGGTGTCGTGACTGATGCCTTCGGGGAGCTCGGTGTCCCGGCCGAGGATCGAGCCGAGCTGCTTGCGACGCTTCGTGAAGAGAGTTTTGAGCGTTGCGGAAAACGCCTTGGGGTCGTCGGTCAACGGCTGGGGGCGACGCTTGAGGTGAACCACGGTTGAGGCAACCTTGGGGGGCGGCCAGAAGCAGCCGGGGGCCAGGGTGCCGACGGTACGGACCTCGCAGAGGGTTTGGATGAGGATGCCGAGTGGGCCGTAGGCCTTGCTACCGGGTTTGGCTTCGAGGCGGTCGGCGACTTCCTTTTGGATCATCACCACCGCGTCGCTCATGGCGGGGTGATCGACCGCGAGATTGGCCATCAGCGGCGAGGCGACGTGGTACGGCAGGTTCGCGATCAGCTTGAACGACTCCCGACCCGAAGACGCGACCCGGGCCATTGTCGGCTCGATGACGGCCGGGTTGATCGTGTGCTTGCCCGCCAAGGCATCCCCCACGACCAGCGTGAAGCGATCGCCCTGCCCATCGGGCAACCCGGCCATGCGGTGCGTGAGCACGGGCTCGAGGTCGGTATCGATCTCGACCGCCACCACCTCGGCCCCTACTTCGAGCAGCCGCTCGGTCAACGCGCCCGTGCCCGGGCCCACCTCGAGCACCACATCCCCCGCTTGCAGGTCGGCGGCGTCCATGATGCGGCGCATGTGGTTGCCGTCGTGCAGGAAGTTCTGCCCGAACTTATGCTTGGGGCGGAGGCCGTGCGCGGCGAGGAGGGTCTTGATTTCGGAGAGGGTCTGAGCCACGCCGGGAAGATAGCAGTTTCGGTCAGAGGTTGGCGGCCGCGTCGAGCCACGCGTCGGCCATGAGTTGATGGCCCGCCTCGGACGGGTGCACGCCGTCGCCCGCCCAGTGATCGGGGCCCGCCTGGGCGAGGGCGTCGTTGAAGACCGTCTGGAACGGAACGAACACATCCGCGTAGTCCTCGGCGATCGCGCGGACGAGCTTGGCCCGCTCGTCGATGTCGGGGTGGAAGTTCAGCTCGGTCACCGCGCCGCACTCGAGCGCGAACGGCTCGCAGATCACCAGCTTCACGTCGGGCAGCTCGGCCCTGGTGCGGTCGAGCAGTTCGCGGTAGATGCGGCCGAACTCGGGCAGGCTGGTGCCGCCTTCGGGGACGTCGAGAGGTTGGCCCTTGGCGGTGCCGTGCCAGGTGTCGTTGACGCCGATGAGGATCGAGAGGACGGTTGGCTTGAGGGCGAGGGCGTCTTCGGCCCAGCGATCGCGGAGGTGCCAGACGCGGTTGCCGGAGATGCCACGGTTGTGGACGGTGACGCCGGGGAGTTCGGCGAGCAGCCGCTGGGCGACGCGGTTGGCGTAGCCGTTGCCTAGGGAAGCGGGGTCGTTGGCGAGCTGCCGATCGCGGTCGCGGCCGCAGTCGGTGATGGAGTCGCCCTGGAAGAGCACGACGTCTTGGGGAGTCAGGGGCATGGGGTTCCTCTTGTGAAAAACACGGCGGGGCGAAAACTTCCGGCGGCCGGGGTCGGGTAAGATAGCTCGTTATGCCGATCCGCAAACTGTCTCCGCTGCTTGTGAACCAGATCGCCGCGGGTGAGGTGATCGAACGCCCCGCGTCGGTGGTGAAGGAACTGATCGAGAACTGCCTCGATGCGGGGGCGACGCGGATCGATATCGCCATCGAAGAAGGCGGGCTCAAGCTCATCCGCATCGCCGACGACGGCCACGGCATCCCCGCCGAGGAACTTCCCCTCGCCCTCACCCAACACGCCACGTCCAAACTCGAAACCGCCGAGCAGCTCGCCGCGATCGAGACGCTGGGCTTCCGCGGCGAAGCGCTGGCGTCGATCGCCAGTGTCAGCCGCTTACGGCTCAGCAGCCGGACCCCCGACAACGACTCGGGCCACATCATCGAGCAGGCCGGCGACGAGATCACCCCGCCCCGCCCCGCCGCGATGGCGCCCGGCACGGTGATCGAGGTCCGCGACTTGTTCTTCAACACCCCCGCCCGCCGCAAGTTCATGCGCACCGCCGCGACCGAGTTCGGCCACATCGCCGACACCGTGAACCGCACCGCGATGGTCCACCCCGCCGTGGGCTTCACGTTCACGCACAACGGGCGCAAGTCCATCGACCTTCCGCCCAACGACGACCAGCGCCAGCGCTGCGT
Protein-coding regions in this window:
- a CDS encoding glycosyltransferase family 2 protein; translated protein: MSQSEPSDSPRILVAVPVYNEQKYIQNVIAKIAEFASDDVLVIDDGSTDYTPMLLAMQPVDVIRHKTNLGYGRAIRDAFRWAQTYDYDWLITMDCDEQHEPESLPAFEEAILADDADVISGSRYVSTDQCGDPPPEERRKINRTITGWVNDQLHLDITDAFCGYKAYRVSALADLNLCVDGYAIPLQFWVQHAVAGHRVKELPIKLIYNDPNRSFGGPLDDAEQRLAHYREVFEREVDRHAEALEARNGQVTTTA
- a CDS encoding L-dopachrome tautomerase-related protein; this encodes MKAPLFSLLALALICLQPAAQGQDALPYGTLVELDQRPGNPAVGPDGTVYFSMHPMDGPEFKIMRLEDDGQSAPYPSAEFSRSLGAVIGVFVTRDGVLWMLDMGSPETNAKLVGWSTVTDTLHAVHYLPNEVSVGNSFHQDFAIDEVRGRAFIADMSRGDMVGESLPAIVVIDLNTGETRRVLQGVAALQPKDDPVANVDGNPMTFTGADGVTTPLRLGLNPIGIDQANRYVYFSTITPGPMYRIDAALLGDFDASDKQLAAAIEEVGPKPTSDGIAVDGDTVYITNLEANAITALHDGKLHHVAQHETMSWPDGVAVAPDGSLIVTINQLHKVPPFNGGTDGGEPPFMVVRIAAPE
- the rsmA gene encoding 16S rRNA (adenine(1518)-N(6)/adenine(1519)-N(6))-dimethyltransferase RsmA; the encoded protein is MAQTLSEIKTLLAAHGLRPKHKFGQNFLHDGNHMRRIMDAADLQAGDVVLEVGPGTGALTERLLEVGAEVVAVEIDTDLEPVLTHRMAGLPDGQGDRFTLVVGDALAGKHTINPAVIEPTMARVASSGRESFKLIANLPYHVASPLMANLAVDHPAMSDAVVMIQKEVADRLEAKPGSKAYGPLGILIQTLCEVRTVGTLAPGCFWPPPKVASTVVHLKRRPQPLTDDPKAFSATLKTLFTKRRKQLGSILGRDTELPEGISHDTRPDALTVEQLIALAEMLGSDIK
- a CDS encoding SGNH/GDSL hydrolase family protein yields the protein MPLTPQDVVLFQGDSITDCGRDRDRQLANDPASLGNGYANRVAQRLLAELPGVTVHNRGISGNRVWHLRDRWAEDALALKPTVLSILIGVNDTWHGTAKGQPLDVPEGGTSLPEFGRIYRELLDRTRAELPDVKLVICEPFALECGAVTELNFHPDIDERAKLVRAIAEDYADVFVPFQTVFNDALAQAGPDHWAGDGVHPSEAGHQLMADAWLDAAANL